Proteins encoded together in one Myxocyprinus asiaticus isolate MX2 ecotype Aquarium Trade chromosome 9, UBuf_Myxa_2, whole genome shotgun sequence window:
- the LOC127446119 gene encoding protein ITPRID2-like isoform X3: MESPSKIDRRQAWALSSRKLTLRDAEHCSSTAEEPHRHFSLQDDVFLDGCSAGKIETWLQGCGNEASPAKTRHLTIGALRTGTSFEDDLSLGAEALYAESDVPQFSTPQQKLNLPLFNMGHSTASTTLSSTTNRTVSSVSEVLQMRAEDAEDTLFQLGFGCEEPQVTARIPVRFLNFPSQLRGINFRLFLESQLSRIRQEDPCLSLASRFRQVEALTAMANAFYSLYSHVSRTPLQKLAPPQFTFTSPIVERTMSRTSVRSEPRSPVERLKDTISKMCLYTGSRGSDSVTPSSSPRKRNCSLSSVVEKGVESSGNDDANNQGTNPCLQMEVGDLESDMDWYIKDKKDLDETGEAKPERTDSERVTETMSEPTQDSRAMESVHNLRNTLLDCTPCQEPRSDIVMESKGRTSLSVHLKSSSITMEPVPIITHEVICPQVVEYVNQASYRCLQTNNMDDKDLPFAHQMTNKHSIRLANSMNLPIKTAGSPIGITPLDTQVETLGNALPDNCPSNLSSKLTSTTQKSLCQITITGWEDETTLPNRDIQELCSSSIHRYLRPTKPLNLSKFSQCPKQANSFELEEIGLVTTSTDVFFFSLHTSLVVDRSSA, translated from the exons ATGGAGAGTCCTTCGAAGATTGACAGGCGGCAGGCGTGGGCGCTCAGCAGCCGCAAGCTTACGTTAAGAGACGCAGAACACTGCAGCTCGACAGCAGAAGAGCCTCACCGTCATTTCTCCCTCCAAGATGACGTCTTTCTGGATG GATGCTCTGCAGGAAAGATTGAAACCTGGCTTCAAGGTTgtgg GAATGAAGCCAGTCCAGCAAAAACCAGACACTTGACAATAG GTGCTTTAAGGACAGGTACCAGCTTTGAGGATGATCTGAGTCTGGGTGCAGAAG ctttatatGCTGAGTCAGATGTGCCACAGTTTAG CACACCTCAGCAGAAGCTTAACTTGCCATTGTTCAACATGGGTCACAGCACTGCATCCACTACCCTGTCATCAACTACCAACCGGACTGTTTCCAG TGTGTCTGAGGTTCTCCAGATGCGTGCCGAAGATGCAGAAGACACTCTTTTCCAGCTAGGTTTTGGTTGTGAAGAACCTCAGGTGACAGCCCGCATCCCAGTCCGATTCTTAAACTTTCCATCCCAGCTCAGAGGCATCAACTTTCGCCTATTTCTTGAATCCCAACTCTCCAGGATACGCCAGGAAGACCCCTGCCTTTCATTAGCAA GTCGTTTCCGACAAGTAGAGGCATTGACAGCGATGGCCAATGCCTTCTATTCGTTGTACTCTCATGTATCCCGTACACCGCTCCAGAAGCTTGCTCCACCCCAGTTCACCTTCACTTCGCCAATTGTGGAGAGAACCATGTCTCGAACTAGTGTCCGCAGCGAGCCACGTTCCCCTGTTGAAAGGCTTAAAGATACTATCTCCAAAATGTGCTTGTACACTGGATCCCGTGGCTCTGACTCGGTCACTCCAAGCAGTTCACCTCGTAAACGAAACTGTAGTCTCTCAAGTGTAGTTGAGAAAGGTGTGGAGAGTTCAGGGAATGATGATGCTAATAACCAGGGTACAAATCCATGCCTTCAAATGGAAGTAGGTGACTTGGAATCAGACATGGATTGGTATATAAAGGATAAGAAAGATCTTGACGAGACAGGTGAAGCAAAGcctgaaagaactgattctgagaGAGTTACAGAAACGATGTCTGAGCCGACACAGGATTCTAGAGCAATGGAAAGTGTACACAACCTCAGGAATACATTACTAGACTGCACACCTTGCCAGGAGCCAAGAAGTGACATAGTCATGGAATCCAAAGGTCGTACTTCACTTTCTGTTCACTTGAAAAGCTCCAGCATTACCATGGAACCTGTTCCTATTATTACCCATGAAGTCATATGCCCTCAGGTCGTGGAATATGTCAATCAGGCATCTTATCGCTGCCTACAAACAAATAATATGGATGACAAAGACTTACCTTTTGCGCACCAGATGacaaataaacattcaataagACTGGCTAACTCAATGAATTTACCCATCAAAACCGCAGGATCACCAATCGGTATCACACCACTAGATACCCAGGTTGAAACCCTTGGTAATGCACTTCCTGATAATTGTCCCAGTAATCTTTCATCCAAGCTCACATCCACCACACAAAAGTCATTATGTCAAATCACAATCACTGGGTGGGAGGACGAAACCACCCTCCCTAACAGAGACATACAGGAACTGTGTTCATCCAGCATTCACAGATACTTAAGACCAACAAAGCCACTTAACCTGAGCAAGTTCAGCCAATGCCCTAAACAAGCCAACTCTTTTGAGCTGGAGGAG ATTGGCTTAGTGACAACATCCACTgacgtcttttttttttctttgcacacTTCCCTTGTTGTTGATCGCTCCTCCGCATAG
- the LOC127446119 gene encoding protein ITPRID2-like isoform X2, with protein MESPSKIDRRQAWALSSRKLTLRDAEHCSSTAEEPHRHFSLQDDVFLDGCSAGKIETWLQGCGNEASPAKTRHLTIGALRTGTSFEDDLSLGAEALYAESDVPQFSTPQQKLNLPLFNMGHSTASTTLSSTTNRTVSSVSEVLQMRAEDAEDTLFQLGFGCEEPQVTARIPVRFLNFPSQLRGINFRLFLESQLSRIRQEDPCLSLASRFRQVEALTAMANAFYSLYSHVSRTPLQKLAPPQFTFTSPIVERTMSRTSVRSEPRSPVERLKDTISKMCLYTGSRGSDSVTPSSSPRKRNCSLSSVVEKGVESSGNDDANNQGTNPCLQMEVGDLESDMDWYIKDKKDLDETGEAKPERTDSERVTETMSEPTQDSRAMESVHNLRNTLLDCTPCQEPRSDIVMESKGRTSLSVHLKSSSITMEPVPIITHEVICPQVVEYVNQASYRCLQTNNMDDKDLPFAHQMTNKHSIRLANSMNLPIKTAGSPIGITPLDTQVETLGNALPDNCPSNLSSKLTSTTQKSLCQITITGWEDETTLPNRDIQELCSSSIHRYLRPTKPLNLSKFSQCPKQANSFELEEVHSAEEEEAISSELCSTVSLSVSTQQHKSSPLRGDSFQSDSSGYAEEDVQHFPLHH; from the exons ATGGAGAGTCCTTCGAAGATTGACAGGCGGCAGGCGTGGGCGCTCAGCAGCCGCAAGCTTACGTTAAGAGACGCAGAACACTGCAGCTCGACAGCAGAAGAGCCTCACCGTCATTTCTCCCTCCAAGATGACGTCTTTCTGGATG GATGCTCTGCAGGAAAGATTGAAACCTGGCTTCAAGGTTgtgg GAATGAAGCCAGTCCAGCAAAAACCAGACACTTGACAATAG GTGCTTTAAGGACAGGTACCAGCTTTGAGGATGATCTGAGTCTGGGTGCAGAAG ctttatatGCTGAGTCAGATGTGCCACAGTTTAG CACACCTCAGCAGAAGCTTAACTTGCCATTGTTCAACATGGGTCACAGCACTGCATCCACTACCCTGTCATCAACTACCAACCGGACTGTTTCCAG TGTGTCTGAGGTTCTCCAGATGCGTGCCGAAGATGCAGAAGACACTCTTTTCCAGCTAGGTTTTGGTTGTGAAGAACCTCAGGTGACAGCCCGCATCCCAGTCCGATTCTTAAACTTTCCATCCCAGCTCAGAGGCATCAACTTTCGCCTATTTCTTGAATCCCAACTCTCCAGGATACGCCAGGAAGACCCCTGCCTTTCATTAGCAA GTCGTTTCCGACAAGTAGAGGCATTGACAGCGATGGCCAATGCCTTCTATTCGTTGTACTCTCATGTATCCCGTACACCGCTCCAGAAGCTTGCTCCACCCCAGTTCACCTTCACTTCGCCAATTGTGGAGAGAACCATGTCTCGAACTAGTGTCCGCAGCGAGCCACGTTCCCCTGTTGAAAGGCTTAAAGATACTATCTCCAAAATGTGCTTGTACACTGGATCCCGTGGCTCTGACTCGGTCACTCCAAGCAGTTCACCTCGTAAACGAAACTGTAGTCTCTCAAGTGTAGTTGAGAAAGGTGTGGAGAGTTCAGGGAATGATGATGCTAATAACCAGGGTACAAATCCATGCCTTCAAATGGAAGTAGGTGACTTGGAATCAGACATGGATTGGTATATAAAGGATAAGAAAGATCTTGACGAGACAGGTGAAGCAAAGcctgaaagaactgattctgagaGAGTTACAGAAACGATGTCTGAGCCGACACAGGATTCTAGAGCAATGGAAAGTGTACACAACCTCAGGAATACATTACTAGACTGCACACCTTGCCAGGAGCCAAGAAGTGACATAGTCATGGAATCCAAAGGTCGTACTTCACTTTCTGTTCACTTGAAAAGCTCCAGCATTACCATGGAACCTGTTCCTATTATTACCCATGAAGTCATATGCCCTCAGGTCGTGGAATATGTCAATCAGGCATCTTATCGCTGCCTACAAACAAATAATATGGATGACAAAGACTTACCTTTTGCGCACCAGATGacaaataaacattcaataagACTGGCTAACTCAATGAATTTACCCATCAAAACCGCAGGATCACCAATCGGTATCACACCACTAGATACCCAGGTTGAAACCCTTGGTAATGCACTTCCTGATAATTGTCCCAGTAATCTTTCATCCAAGCTCACATCCACCACACAAAAGTCATTATGTCAAATCACAATCACTGGGTGGGAGGACGAAACCACCCTCCCTAACAGAGACATACAGGAACTGTGTTCATCCAGCATTCACAGATACTTAAGACCAACAAAGCCACTTAACCTGAGCAAGTTCAGCCAATGCCCTAAACAAGCCAACTCTTTTGAGCTGGAGGAG GTGCACAGTGCAGAAGAAGAGGAAGCCATTTCATCAGAACTCTGCTCCACAGTCTCATTGTCTGTTTCAACACAGCAACACAAAT CTTCCCCCTTGCGAGGTGACAGCTTTCAATCAGACAGCAGTGGATATGCTGAGGAGGATGTGCAGCATTTCCCCCTCCATCACTGA
- the LOC127446315 gene encoding myosin-3-like, translating to MTKRKGKTTTKQDDDSLLLLESSVAQPRGLKEYAVPAVVVCIFAFVGLTAVWFCCQQQQTIDSLTETANAMQLRITKFQQQLGMGNAQITNVGVFEERLQALEEAYTQAQMKAEVTLATSEKIQSTDLSSQLWSLQSEMNAKLSKLQQTTVSTATVNAVVKNKTNELEKLKQRLDSTLNANSEVAVSISGLTDTVLVTKSCLDEQMSTVEGITSQLEEQRMELAVLKESFASIQNALERNRQEVLDIKELLEMEQARRAQALEEQLMSVRRSLEDHQKSTHNLHSHLAAQLVIVQSQMLAQSQQLDSVEEEILEEQAATEEDFPIKAEEIEVNDKTVMEEREITGDVQVQEEFVEDQVVSEEEGPVGGVQVQVEVVEEQAKRDVIPEEVLLQKDVFEEEAVPKGLQVKEEVVAQQPSKELSEKVQVQGEEAVEEQALTEEDVISEDVQVKHGDVAGEESVSKEDKITEKVQFHWEEALEERTEGAEKDLTSTEETEIEAEAAKDVSDNQVVGDLCQEETPQESFEETVEKN from the exons ATGACCAAGCGCAAAGGAAAAACTACAACTAAACAGGATGACGACAGTTTGCTACTCTTGGAGTCGTCTGTAGCACAACCGAGAGGATTGAAAGAATATGCCGTTCCTGCCGTTGTTGTTTGTATTTTCGCCTTTGTGGGATTAACAGCTGTCTGGTTCTGCTGCCAGCAACAGCAAACCATTGACAGTCTAACAGAGACAGCCAATGCGATGCAACTCAGGATAACCAAGTTTCAACAGCAATTGGGGATGGGTAATGCACAG ATCACCAATGTGGGTGTATTTGAGGAGCGTCTGCAAGCACTGGAAGAGGCCTACACGCAGGCCCAAATGAAAGCAGAGGTCACCCTGGCCACCTCTGAAAAAATCCAATCTACGGATCTTTCCAGCCAGCTCTGGTCTCTGCAGTCTGAGATGAATGCCAAACTTTCTAAACTGCAACAGACAACTGTTTCCACTGCCACTGTGAATGCCGTGGTCAAGAATAAGACTAATGAACTTGAGAAACTGAAGCAGAGGCTTGATTCTACCCTTAATGCAAACTCTGAAGTAGCGGTCAGCATTTCTGGGCTCACAGACACTGTTTTGGTCACCAAATCATGTCTCGATGAGCAGATGTCCACTGTGGAGGGTATCACATCTCAGTTGGAAGAACAGAGAATGGAACTTGCAGTCCTGAAGGAATCTTTTGCCAGCATCCAGAATGCTCTTGAAAGAAACAGACAGGAAGTGTTGGACATCAA GGAGCTGCTGGAGATGGAACAAGCAAGAAGAGCACAAGCTCTTGAGGAGCAGCTCATGTCTGTTCGCAGGAGTCTGGAGGACCATCAGAAGAGCACTCATAACCTTCACTCTCACCTCGCCGCCCAGCTTGTGATCGTGCAGAGCCAG ATGTTAGCTCAAAGCCAGCAGCTTGATTCTGTAGAGGAAGAGATTTTAGAAGAGCAAGCAGCAACTGAGGAGGATTTTCCCATCAAGGCTGAAGAAATTGAAGTAAACGATAAAACCGTGATGGAGGAGAGAGAAATAACTGGGGATGTTCAGGTCCAAGAAGAATTTGTTGAGGATCAAGTAGTATCTGAGGAGGAAGGACCAGTTGGGGGGGTTCAGGTCCAGGTGGAAGTTGTTGAAGAGCAAGCCAAGAGGGATGTAATACCTGAGGAAGTTCTGCTCCAAAAAGATGTTTTTGAGGAGGAAGCAGTGCCTAAGGGACTGCAGGTCAAGGAAGAAGTTGTTGCACAGCAACCATCTAAAGAACTGTCTGAGAAGGTTCAAGTCCAGGGGGAAGAAGCAGTTGAAGAGCAAGCATTAACTGAGGAGGATGTAATATCTGAGGATGTTCAGGTCAAGCATGGAGATGTTGCTGGGGAGGAATCAGTAAGTAAAGAGGATAAAATAACTGAGAAAGTTCAGTTCCACTGGGAAGAAGCTCTTGAGGAGCGAACAGAAGGGGCCGAGAAGGACCTGACTTCTACAGAGGAAACAGAAATCGAGGCTGAGGCTGCTAAGGATGTCTCAGATAATCAGGTGGTTGGAGATCTCTGCCAGGAAGAGACTCCGCAGGAATCATTTGAAGAAACGGTTGAAAAAAATTGA
- the LOC127446120 gene encoding RISC-loading complex subunit tarbp2-like, translating to MNDEKSPDNGKRNAGFTSIEQMLAVNPGKTPISLLQEYGTRIGKTPVYDLLKAEGQAHQPNFTFRVSVGDISCTGQGPSKKAAKHKAAEATLKMLKGGMLEGIGGNGIEREGFTGFDTEAECSQSEIKSSSSTQQAECNPVGALQELVVQKGWRLPEYTVTQESGPAHRKEFTMTCRVERFVEIGSGTSKKLAKRNAAAKMFSRIHDVPVDMCSSHEAEAEDDTFSMHMGGRLEAGKSKGLGCTWDSLRNSAGEKILQLRCHPLGQPNSNFCSLLHELSEEQHFDINYLDIEERSLRGLYQCLVEVSTQPITVCHGFASTLDAARASAAHNALQYLKIMAGGK from the exons ATGAATGACGAGAAAAGCCCGGATAACGGCAAGAGAAATGCTGGGTTTACCAG TATTGAGCAAATGCTGGCTGTGAACCCTGGGAAGACGCCCATCAGTCTGCTGCAGGAATATGGAACGCGGATAGGCAAAACCCCAGTGTACGACCTGCTGAAGGCCGAGGGTCAAGCCCACCAGCCTAACTTCACATTTCGTGTATCTGTGGGAGACATCAGCTGCACCGGCCAGGGCCCCAGTAAGAAAGCTGCCAAGCACAAAGCCGCAGAGGCCACCCTCAAAATGCTCAAAGGAGGAATGCTGGAAGGGATTGGAGGAAATGGGATAGAAAGGGAGGGGTTTACTGGGTTTGATACTGAGGCAGAATG TTCCCAGTCAGAGATAAAATCATCTAGTTCCACACAGCAAGCCGAGTGCAATCCAGTTGGAGCTTTGCAG GAACTAGTAGTGCAGAAAGGCTGGCGTTTACCCGAGTACACAGTCACTCAAGAATCTGGGCCTGCACACCGCAAAGAGTTCACAATGACCTGCAGAGTGGAGAGATTTGTTGAAATAG GTAGTGGTACATCTAAAAAGCTTGCTAAGAGAAATGCAGCAGCAAAGATGTTCTCTCGTATCCATGATGTACCAGTGGACATGTGTAGCAGCCATGAGGCCGAAGCAGAAGATGATACCTTTAGTATG CACATGGGTGGCAGACTAGAGGCAGGCAAATCTAAAGGTCTTGGCTGCACCTGGGACTCTCTGCGGAACTCGGCCGGGGAGAAAATCCTGCAGTTGCGTTGTCATCCTTTGGGCCAGCCCAACTCCAATTTCTGTTCTCTCCTTCACGAACTCTCTGAGGAGCAGCACTTTGACATCAACTACCTGGACATAG AGGAGCGCAGTTTGAGAGGCCTGTATCAGTGTCTGGTAGAGGTGTCCACACAACCCATAACTGTCTGCCACGGATTTGCCTCCACCTTGGATGCAGCCCGTGCCAGCGCTGCACACAATGCCCTCCAGTACCTCAAGATCATGGCAGGGGGAAAGTAA
- the LOC127446119 gene encoding protein ITPRID2-like isoform X1 yields MESPSKIDRRQAWALSSRKLTLRDAEHCSSTAEEPHRHFSLQDDVFLDGCSAGKIETWLQGCGNEASPAKTRHLTIGALRTGTSFEDDLSLGAEALYAESDVPQFSTPQQKLNLPLFNMGHSTASTTLSSTTNRTVSSVSEVLQMRAEDAEDTLFQLGFGCEEPQVTARIPVRFLNFPSQLRGINFRLFLESQLSRIRQEDPCLSLASRFRQVEALTAMANAFYSLYSHVSRTPLQKLAPPQFTFTSPIVERTMSRTSVRSEPRSPVERLKDTISKMCLYTGSRGSDSVTPSSSPRKRNCSLSSVVEKGVESSGNDDANNQGTNPCLQMEVGDLESDMDWYIKDKKDLDETGEAKPERTDSERVTETMSEPTQDSRAMESVHNLRNTLLDCTPCQEPRSDIVMESKGRTSLSVHLKSSSITMEPVPIITHEVICPQVVEYVNQASYRCLQTNNMDDKDLPFAHQMTNKHSIRLANSMNLPIKTAGSPIGITPLDTQVETLGNALPDNCPSNLSSKLTSTTQKSLCQITITGWEDETTLPNRDIQELCSSSIHRYLRPTKPLNLSKFSQCPKQANSFELEELSLKWHSCMLMEARDARIISLAPIYHSGDVQNFSVCATSKQDSEWPTCFRLRDITNITIVHSAEEEEAISSELCSTVSLSVSTQQHKSSPLRGDSFQSDSSGYAEEDVQHFPLHH; encoded by the exons ATGGAGAGTCCTTCGAAGATTGACAGGCGGCAGGCGTGGGCGCTCAGCAGCCGCAAGCTTACGTTAAGAGACGCAGAACACTGCAGCTCGACAGCAGAAGAGCCTCACCGTCATTTCTCCCTCCAAGATGACGTCTTTCTGGATG GATGCTCTGCAGGAAAGATTGAAACCTGGCTTCAAGGTTgtgg GAATGAAGCCAGTCCAGCAAAAACCAGACACTTGACAATAG GTGCTTTAAGGACAGGTACCAGCTTTGAGGATGATCTGAGTCTGGGTGCAGAAG ctttatatGCTGAGTCAGATGTGCCACAGTTTAG CACACCTCAGCAGAAGCTTAACTTGCCATTGTTCAACATGGGTCACAGCACTGCATCCACTACCCTGTCATCAACTACCAACCGGACTGTTTCCAG TGTGTCTGAGGTTCTCCAGATGCGTGCCGAAGATGCAGAAGACACTCTTTTCCAGCTAGGTTTTGGTTGTGAAGAACCTCAGGTGACAGCCCGCATCCCAGTCCGATTCTTAAACTTTCCATCCCAGCTCAGAGGCATCAACTTTCGCCTATTTCTTGAATCCCAACTCTCCAGGATACGCCAGGAAGACCCCTGCCTTTCATTAGCAA GTCGTTTCCGACAAGTAGAGGCATTGACAGCGATGGCCAATGCCTTCTATTCGTTGTACTCTCATGTATCCCGTACACCGCTCCAGAAGCTTGCTCCACCCCAGTTCACCTTCACTTCGCCAATTGTGGAGAGAACCATGTCTCGAACTAGTGTCCGCAGCGAGCCACGTTCCCCTGTTGAAAGGCTTAAAGATACTATCTCCAAAATGTGCTTGTACACTGGATCCCGTGGCTCTGACTCGGTCACTCCAAGCAGTTCACCTCGTAAACGAAACTGTAGTCTCTCAAGTGTAGTTGAGAAAGGTGTGGAGAGTTCAGGGAATGATGATGCTAATAACCAGGGTACAAATCCATGCCTTCAAATGGAAGTAGGTGACTTGGAATCAGACATGGATTGGTATATAAAGGATAAGAAAGATCTTGACGAGACAGGTGAAGCAAAGcctgaaagaactgattctgagaGAGTTACAGAAACGATGTCTGAGCCGACACAGGATTCTAGAGCAATGGAAAGTGTACACAACCTCAGGAATACATTACTAGACTGCACACCTTGCCAGGAGCCAAGAAGTGACATAGTCATGGAATCCAAAGGTCGTACTTCACTTTCTGTTCACTTGAAAAGCTCCAGCATTACCATGGAACCTGTTCCTATTATTACCCATGAAGTCATATGCCCTCAGGTCGTGGAATATGTCAATCAGGCATCTTATCGCTGCCTACAAACAAATAATATGGATGACAAAGACTTACCTTTTGCGCACCAGATGacaaataaacattcaataagACTGGCTAACTCAATGAATTTACCCATCAAAACCGCAGGATCACCAATCGGTATCACACCACTAGATACCCAGGTTGAAACCCTTGGTAATGCACTTCCTGATAATTGTCCCAGTAATCTTTCATCCAAGCTCACATCCACCACACAAAAGTCATTATGTCAAATCACAATCACTGGGTGGGAGGACGAAACCACCCTCCCTAACAGAGACATACAGGAACTGTGTTCATCCAGCATTCACAGATACTTAAGACCAACAAAGCCACTTAACCTGAGCAAGTTCAGCCAATGCCCTAAACAAGCCAACTCTTTTGAGCTGGAGGAG CTGTCATTGAAATGGCACTCCTGCATGTTGATGGAAGCAAGAGATGCAAGAATAATTTCTTTGGCGCCAATCTACCACAGTGGAGACGTGCAGAACTTCAGTGTGTGTGCGACATCAAAACAAGATTCGGAGTGGCCCACTTGCTTTCGCTTACGAGACATCACAAACATAACAATT GTGCACAGTGCAGAAGAAGAGGAAGCCATTTCATCAGAACTCTGCTCCACAGTCTCATTGTCTGTTTCAACACAGCAACACAAAT CTTCCCCCTTGCGAGGTGACAGCTTTCAATCAGACAGCAGTGGATATGCTGAGGAGGATGTGCAGCATTTCCCCCTCCATCACTGA